Part of the Musa acuminata AAA Group cultivar baxijiao unplaced genomic scaffold, Cavendish_Baxijiao_AAA HiC_scaffold_1138, whole genome shotgun sequence genome, GCATTGAGATTCAAAAGCCTTGGTGTCTTGGCTCATCATCAGTCGTCatgtgaaagagagagagagagagagagagagagagaaagaaaaggacGGTGAAACAGAGACTTCAACCCATCGATCCAAGCACCTCACGACAGACTCGAAGAAGTGGGAAGGGATAGGGGTCATCTTTCACTCGGCAGTAGCTTGGTTCATCAATTTATATTGTTCCacccacccttcatcatcagaacTCGCACATGCTGAAGCAGTGCGGACTAGCTGGCTTTTTTTCTCTGACTTAGAAGAGCcatcatttttcttcttcttcttcttcttcttcttcttcttgtatcaCTCTCCCAATCATGTCGGCAAAAGAGAGAAGGAATAAGGAGATGATGATTCTGTGCCATGCTGCTCGATTTGCATTCGCGGAGGAAGGAATAAACCCATGCAATCGAAGCTAAAACGAGTACAGAGACCGAACACAATTCTGGACGTAAACTTATCTGGTGGAGGAGTGAGGTACGGCAAGAGATAAGTCGAACGAGACCTTGGGAGATGTCACTGGGAACAAGGGTAGCAGCCGCGGAGGCTCCGCGTCCGTCGAAGCCCGCGGCGAAGGATGCAGGTAGAACCCCTTCTCGGCGATCGCCCGGTCCTCCGCCCATTTGGCAGCCGCCGAAGTCGGGTGGTGCGGCGGCCGGTTGAAGGGGTCGGGGATCAAGGGCGTCACCGGACTGAGCACCAGCGAAGGGAAGTCCAGCATGCTGGGCGACAGGATCTCCGGCTGCTTCCGAGGAGAGAATCCGGCAGCGGCGACGAGGGAGTTGGGGTTGGGGCTGGAGTTGAAGAATGCTGGAACGAGGGGGCTGAGTACCTTGAGGTTCTTGAGGCTGTTCCGCCGCTCGTAGAGCTTGAAAGCAGGCTTTTTTGGGCCGGTAGCCTTGGTGGCCGGGGCAACCGGTGCTTTCTGTGCCGTCGAGCTAGCGGCCGCGGCAGCGGCGACGGTCTCGGCTGAGCCTGTGAGCATTTGGACTACCTGCTTGAAGGAGGAGGTGTCTGCGTGGACGAAGGTCGTCGGGTACGGATTCACCTCGCAGGCTTTCGGAATGGTTTTGGGAGGCAGAGCTGGTGGCGATGGCGGTGACGGAGCTGCTGCTGGTGTCGTTGCTCCATTGTTGCGGCTGTaattgctgctactgctgctgttgGTTTCTTGAGCTTTCGAATGGTTTTCCATTTGATGCAGGGGGAGGGAAAAC contains:
- the LOC135671181 gene encoding VQ motif-containing protein 4-like; the protein is MENHSKAQETNSSSSSNYSRNNGATTPAAAPSPPSPPALPPKTIPKACEVNPYPTTFVHADTSSFKQVVQMLTGSAETVAAAAAASSTAQKAPVAPATKATGPKKPAFKLYERRNSLKNLKVLSPLVPAFFNSSPNPNSLVAAAGFSPRKQPEILSPSMLDFPSLVLSPVTPLIPDPFNRPPHHPTSAAAKWAEDRAIAEKGFYLHPSPRASTDAEPPRLLPLFPVTSPKVSFDLSLAVPHSSTR